Proteins co-encoded in one Ziziphus jujuba cultivar Dongzao chromosome 9, ASM3175591v1 genomic window:
- the LOC107427182 gene encoding AT-hook motif nuclear-localized protein 25 produces MSGLEPAGQAPRYVHQLLGPDLQLQRSSQLHLASPNSPDNDEGTDADTPTKSTGGGSSGRRPRGRPPGSKNKPKPPIFVTRDSPNALKSHVLEISAGSDIVESVSNYARRRGTGVCILSGSGAVTNVTLRQPAAPSGSVITLHGRFEILSLTGTSLPPPAPPGAGGLTIYLAGGQGQVVGGIVVGPLTASGPVILMAASFTNAVYDRLPLEDQEDSPAAVQPATSQSSGVTGGGGQLGDGGSGSGGGSGSGGGAVPFYNLGVSMGSSNYTFPGDAFGNNWNGASRPQF; encoded by the coding sequence ATGTCCGGCTTGGAACCTGCAGGTCAAGCTCCTCGCTATGTTCACCAGCTTCTCGGACCAGACCTCCAGCTCCAAAGATCCTCACAGCTACATCTTGCCTCACCGAACTCCCCAGACAACGATGAAGGAACTGATGCAGATACACCTACTAAAAGCACAGGTGGAGGATCTTCCGGCCGTCGGCCCCGCGGACGTCCTCCCGGCTCCAAGAACAAGCCAAAGCCGCCGATATTCGTAACCCGTGACAGCCCTAATGCACTTAAATCCCATGTGCTGGAAATCTCTGCCGGCTCCGACATCGTTGAGTCGGTGTCCAACTATGCAAGGAGGCGAGGCACCGGAGTTTGCATCCTCAGCGGAAGTGGAGCCGTCACCAACGTCACCTTGAGGCAGCCGGCAGCGCCATCGGGGAGTGTTATAACCCTACATGGCCGGTTCGAGATTCTTTCCTTGACCGGAACCTCTCTGCCACCGCCAGCGCCACCCGGAGCCGGCGGCTTGACTATATACTTGGCAGGTGGACAGGGCCAAGTTGTGGGAGGGATTGTGGTCGGGCCGTTGACGGCTTCTGGGCCGGTGATATTGATGGCGGCTTCGTTTACTAATGCTGTTTATGATCGCTTGCCACTGGAGGATCAGGAGGATTCTCCGGCAGCAGTACAGCCGGCAACATCACAATCTTCAGGAGTAACAGGCGGGGGAGGCCAGTTAGGTGATGGCGGAAGCGGCAGCGGGGGAGGCAGCGGCAGTGGCGGTGGAGCTGTTCCTTTTTACAATTTGGGAGTAAGCATGGGGAGTTCTAATTATACATTCCCTGGCGATGCTTTTGGTAATAATTGGAATGGTGCATCCAGGCCTcaattttag